From the Helicoverpa armigera isolate CAAS_96S chromosome 16, ASM3070526v1, whole genome shotgun sequence genome, one window contains:
- the LOC126055430 gene encoding trans-1,2-dihydrobenzene-1,2-diol dehydrogenase-like encodes MTIRWGIVSARKICSDFVNAFNSYEHKGDQAIVAVAARNRAKAKEFAETHNISLYFGSYQEMASSSDIDVVYIGALNPFHFDLAKLYLTNGKHVLCEMPLCMNRFQVASLIDIARKERRFLMEGVWSRFTPAYLEMEKEIKSGKIGEVLFLEANFGFYTETDRISKKEYGASAILDAGAYLLQLALFIFKEMPKSVNVSGTLNEQGVDVSETIVLEYKGGKRAVLNSHTRLELCNQATVYGTKGRITVNFIIILLYSI; translated from the exons ATGACAATTCGCTGGGGTATCGTATCAGCTAGGAAGATTTGCAGTGACTTCGTAAATGCTTTCAACTCTTATGAACACAAGGGTGACCAAGCGATAGTTGCAGTTGCTGCCAGGAATAGGGCAAAGGCTAAAGAGTTTGCTGAAACTCACAACATAAGCTTATATTTCGGTTCCTATCAAGAAATGGCTAGCAGTTCTGATATTG atgTGGTGTATATTGGTGCTTTGAATCCATTCCATTTTGATCTAGCTAAACTGTACCTTACAAACGGAAAACACGTATTATGTGAAATGCCCCTATGTATGAACAGATTTCAAGTGGCAAGTCTCATAGATATTGCGAGAAAGGAAAGACGTTTTCTGATGGAGGGTGTTTGGTCCCGTTTCACACCCGCTTATTTAGAAATGGAGAAGGAGATAAAAAGCGGAAAAATTGGAGAAGTACTGTTTTTAGAAGCGAATTTCGGGTTTTATACTGAGACTGACAGGATTAG TAAGAAGGAATACGGTGCCAGCGCTATCCTTGATGCGGGGGCCTACTTACTGCAATTAGCACTCTTCATATTCAAAGAAATGCCAAAAAGTGTCAATGTTTCTGGCACCTTGAACGAACAAGGAGTCGATGTTTCGGAAACTATTGTCCTGGAATACAAAGGGGGTAAACGGGCTGTCCTTAACAGTCACACACGGCTGGAGCTGTGTAATCAGGCGACGGTTTACGGGACAAAAGGACGGATTACGGTAAACTTCATCATTATTTTGCTTTATTCTATCTAG